From the genome of Acidimicrobiales bacterium:
TGGTGCCGGGTTCATCGGCGCCAACTTCGTGCAGCGCGCCGTGGAGCGCGGCGACGACGTCACCGTCTACGACGCCCTGACGTATGCGGGCAACCCCGCCAACCTGGCCGGCCTGGAGGGGCGCCCCGGCTACCGCTTCGTGCACGCCGACGTCTGCGACGGTGCCACCCTGGCAGAGGCCATGGACGGCCACGATGCGGTGGTCCACTTCGCAGCCGAGAGCCACGTGGACCGGTCCATTGCCGACCCGGCGAGGTTTGTGACCACCAACTGCGAAGGGACGGCCACCGTGTGCCGCGTGGCCCTGGAGGTGGGCGTCGGCCGGGTACTGCACGCCTCCACCGACGAGGTGTACGGCTCGGTCGACGAGGGGTCGTCCAGCGAGGTCGACACGCTGGCCCCCAGCTCGCCCTATTCGGCGTCCAAGGCAGCTTCGGACCTGATCGCCCTGTCCTACCACCGGACCTACGGGCTGCCGGTGGTGGTGACCCGGTCCACCAACAACTACGGCCGGTTCCAGTATCCGGAGAAGGTCATCCCGCTGTTCGTGACCAGGTTGCTGCGGGGTGGGCGGGTCCCGCTCTACGGCGACGGCGGCAACGTCCGCGACTGGTGCCACGTGGACGACAACTGTGCCGCCATCGAACGTGTGCTGGTCGACGGCGCTGACGGCACGGTCTACAACGTGGGCGCCGGCAACGAGATCGACAACCTGGACCTCACCCGCCGCCTGCTGGGCCTCTGCGGTGCCGACGAGTCCAGCATCGAGTACGTCACCGACCGTCCGGGACACGACCGGAGGTACTCGGTGGACACGGAGCGGATCCGGGCCCTGGGATGGGCACCGGTCCACGACCTGGCCGACGGGTTGGAGGCGACCGTGGCCTGGTACCGCGACAACGCCGCCTGGTGGGAGCCGCTGCTGGGGGACCGACCGTGACCGTGCTTGTGACCGGCGCCGGCGGTCGGCTGGGTCGCGAGGTGGTCCGGGTGTTCGCCGAGGATGGACAGGTGGTCGGGTTGCCACGGGCAGCCCTGAACGTGGCCGATCAGAAGGCGGTCCATGAGGCCGTGGCGGAACTCCGCCCCCTCGTCGTAGTGAACTGTGCCGCCTGGACCGACGTGGACGGGTGCGAACAGGACCCTGAGCGGGCACGTCGGATCAATGCCGTGGCCGTCGGCTACCTGCGCGAGGCCACCGAGATGGTGGGCGCACACCTCGTACAGGTCTCGACCGACTTCGTGTTCGACGGGGAGGCCGACGTGCCCTATCCGGAGGACCACCCGACCTGCCCGCTGAGTGCCTACGGCGCCGCCAAGCTGGCCGGCGAGGTGGAGGCCGGCCCGTCGGCCACCGTGGTGCGCACCAGCTGGCTGCAGCCCGCCGACGGTCCGGGCATGGTGGAACGCGTCCTGGTCGCCCTGGCCGGTAGCAGGCCGGTGGCCATGGGTGACGAGCGGCTGGCCTGCCCCACCTTCATTGCCGACCTCGTGCCGGTGCTGGGGTATCTGGCCGACGAACGGGTTGCCGGGGT
Proteins encoded in this window:
- the rfbB gene encoding dTDP-glucose 4,6-dehydratase, producing the protein MRLLVTGGAGFIGANFVQRAVERGDDVTVYDALTYAGNPANLAGLEGRPGYRFVHADVCDGATLAEAMDGHDAVVHFAAESHVDRSIADPARFVTTNCEGTATVCRVALEVGVGRVLHASTDEVYGSVDEGSSSEVDTLAPSSPYSASKAASDLIALSYHRTYGLPVVVTRSTNNYGRFQYPEKVIPLFVTRLLRGGRVPLYGDGGNVRDWCHVDDNCAAIERVLVDGADGTVYNVGAGNEIDNLDLTRRLLGLCGADESSIEYVTDRPGHDRRYSVDTERIRALGWAPVHDLADGLEATVAWYRDNAAWWEPLLGDRP
- a CDS encoding NAD(P)-dependent oxidoreductase, which codes for MTVLVTGAGGRLGREVVRVFAEDGQVVGLPRAALNVADQKAVHEAVAELRPLVVVNCAAWTDVDGCEQDPERARRINAVAVGYLREATEMVGAHLVQVSTDFVFDGEADVPYPEDHPTCPLSAYGAAKLAGEVEAGPSATVVRTSWLQPADGPGMVERVLVALAGSRPVAMGDERLACPTFIADLVPVLGYLADERVAGVVHATNGGPTSWFDFAREVAKAAGLDPGRVTRAGDPGLDGTLPARRPAFSALDNSVLRALGRPAIRDHREAVAEAVARTVA